Proteins from a single region of Pseudomonas sp. 10S4:
- the waaC gene encoding lipopolysaccharide heptosyltransferase I has product MRVLLIKTSSLGDVIHALPALTDAARAIPGIKFDWVVEEGFAEIPTWHPAVGKVIPVAIRRWRKNIWQTIKSGEWKRFKQSVRATKYDLVIDAQGLLKSAWLTRYVKAPVAGLDKHSAREPMAARFYSRRLAVGRGQHAVERVRQLFALALGYDLPKGLGDYGLNVERMVELPRKNPYVLFLHGTTWDTKHWPEYYWRELAERVGHLGVAVKLPWGNPIEKARAERIAAGFRHVEVLPKLNLAGVGKVLAGAQACVAVDTGLGHLAAALDVPTLSLFGPTNPGLTGAYGKAQIHIASDFPCAPCLQKKCTYQPTADDARQFDLKREWPLCFTRLNPQRVASRLSTLLLAEELR; this is encoded by the coding sequence TTGCGGGTTCTGTTGATCAAGACTTCTTCGCTGGGCGACGTGATTCATGCGTTGCCAGCGTTGACCGACGCGGCGCGGGCAATCCCCGGCATCAAGTTCGACTGGGTGGTGGAAGAAGGCTTCGCCGAGATCCCGACCTGGCACCCGGCCGTGGGCAAGGTGATCCCGGTGGCGATCCGTCGCTGGCGCAAAAACATCTGGCAGACCATCAAAAGTGGCGAGTGGAAACGCTTCAAACAGAGCGTCCGCGCCACTAAATACGACTTGGTGATCGATGCCCAAGGCTTGCTGAAAAGCGCCTGGCTGACCCGCTACGTCAAGGCTCCAGTGGCTGGGCTGGACAAGCACTCCGCCCGTGAGCCGATGGCCGCACGCTTCTACTCCCGGCGCCTGGCCGTGGGTCGTGGGCAACACGCAGTCGAGCGAGTGCGTCAGTTGTTCGCGTTGGCATTGGGTTACGACTTACCCAAAGGTTTGGGCGATTACGGCCTGAACGTCGAACGCATGGTGGAACTGCCGCGCAAGAATCCGTACGTGCTATTTCTCCACGGCACCACTTGGGACACCAAGCACTGGCCGGAATATTACTGGCGTGAACTGGCCGAACGGGTCGGTCACCTTGGCGTCGCGGTGAAACTGCCGTGGGGCAATCCGATTGAAAAGGCCCGTGCCGAGCGCATCGCCGCCGGTTTCCGGCATGTTGAAGTGCTGCCCAAACTGAACCTGGCCGGCGTCGGCAAAGTATTGGCCGGCGCACAGGCGTGCGTGGCCGTGGACACCGGGCTCGGCCATCTGGCCGCGGCGCTGGACGTACCGACCCTGTCGCTGTTCGGCCCGACCAATCCAGGCCTGACCGGCGCCTATGGCAAGGCGCAGATTCACATCGCCAGCGACTTCCCGTGCGCGCCGTGCCTGCAAAAGAAATGCACCTATCAACCGACGGCCGATGATGCCCGTCAGTTTGACCTGAAGCGCGAGTGGCCCCTGTGCTTCACGCGTCTGAATCCCCAGCGTGTCGCCAGCCGACTGAGCACGTTGTTACTGGCTGAGGAGCTGCGCTGA
- a CDS encoding antimicrobial resistance protein Mig-14, with translation MLNRFQGWRERGWASVDASTYADAWQRFGGSVATHPLVVERLAQLAGIPVRYLAWEQDGEVKAAIATWGRDLALSKDVLKRSGKKGLFDLGNAELILPAAADAQAPLRHRGRYLSALNEGRFTGIKLQTEQLAMARTPEELSKKFRYNQRRELRLLEEAGGVVRPVSEFSSAELAAIYCDLFQRRWGFPATGATRMGEVIELLRELLIGSVIFLNDAPIAIQLVYRVEAPAWISVEYINGGVDPETREFSPGSVLSFLNTQSAWEHARALDKPLRFSFGRADREYKDRWCNPVPVFTV, from the coding sequence ATGCTCAACCGATTTCAAGGCTGGCGCGAACGAGGCTGGGCGTCGGTTGACGCCTCGACGTATGCCGATGCCTGGCAGCGTTTTGGCGGCAGCGTCGCCACTCATCCGCTGGTGGTCGAACGCTTGGCGCAGTTGGCCGGGATCCCGGTGCGTTACCTGGCCTGGGAGCAGGATGGCGAAGTCAAAGCCGCGATTGCGACCTGGGGTCGCGACCTGGCGCTGTCCAAGGATGTGCTCAAACGCAGTGGCAAGAAAGGCCTGTTCGACCTTGGCAATGCCGAGCTGATCCTGCCGGCCGCCGCCGATGCCCAGGCACCCTTGCGTCATCGCGGGCGCTATTTATCAGCGCTGAACGAAGGTCGCTTCACCGGCATCAAGTTGCAAACCGAGCAACTGGCCATGGCCCGGACCCCGGAAGAACTGTCGAAGAAGTTTCGCTACAACCAGCGCCGCGAACTGCGTCTGCTGGAAGAGGCGGGCGGAGTGGTGCGGCCGGTGTCCGAGTTTTCCAGTGCCGAATTAGCGGCGATCTACTGCGACTTGTTCCAGCGCCGCTGGGGTTTCCCTGCCACCGGTGCGACGCGCATGGGCGAGGTGATCGAGTTGCTGCGCGAGCTGCTGATCGGCTCGGTGATTTTCCTCAACGATGCGCCGATTGCGATTCAACTGGTGTACCGGGTTGAAGCGCCTGCGTGGATCAGCGTCGAGTACATCAATGGTGGCGTCGACCCTGAAACCCGCGAATTCAGCCCAGGCAGCGTGCTGAGTTTTCTCAACACCCAAAGCGCCTGGGAACACGCACGAGCCCTGGATAAGCCGCTGAGGTTTTCCTTCGGTCGGGCCGACCGTGAATACAAGGACCGCTGGTGCAATCCTGTGCCGGTCTTCACCGTATGA
- a CDS encoding glycosyltransferase family 4 protein: MSQRSKVLQLQPDYNVKAHDFADLAEQIVKALPSDRYEVTAAFLRGKPGPGEAVSRAGRSVYFEFSDKSLKGMRLRAMWQLYKFCRAEKFDVVICNRFKPVNMMLTLNRWLKVPLCIGISHGFGEYDRFYRRRQTQRLIDRHWRFVGVSPAVKQYLLDCDCGFTDPNTYAITNAIDIEQAEGLQHSRERARELLGIDPSVRLIGALGRLVSVKGHTYLLQAFAALKDKYPNSHLAIIGAGREESKLAAEIERLGLTGRAHLLGFKEIALQYIRAFDIWTMPSLAEGLGLALLEGMSGHLPVIASNVPAMLPLIEGAGGLTITPKDVPSLIAALDNYLALSDDDLKAKGEQAFRYLQKEHDIEVFRQEYLNLIDSGLEQARKEQK, from the coding sequence ATGAGTCAACGGTCAAAGGTCCTGCAGCTGCAGCCTGACTACAACGTCAAAGCCCATGATTTTGCCGACCTTGCAGAGCAGATCGTCAAGGCGCTGCCAAGCGATCGCTATGAGGTCACCGCGGCGTTCCTGCGTGGCAAGCCCGGGCCTGGCGAGGCGGTGAGCCGTGCCGGCCGTTCGGTGTATTTCGAGTTTTCCGACAAGTCCCTCAAGGGTATGCGCTTGCGCGCAATGTGGCAGTTGTACAAGTTCTGCCGCGCTGAGAAGTTCGACGTGGTGATCTGCAACCGCTTCAAACCGGTGAATATGATGCTGACGCTCAACCGGTGGCTGAAAGTGCCGCTGTGCATCGGCATCTCCCACGGTTTCGGCGAGTACGATCGGTTCTACCGGCGTCGCCAAACCCAACGCCTGATCGATCGCCACTGGCGCTTCGTCGGCGTCTCGCCGGCGGTCAAACAGTACCTGCTGGACTGCGACTGCGGCTTTACCGACCCGAACACCTACGCCATTACCAACGCCATCGACATCGAGCAGGCCGAAGGCTTGCAACACAGCCGCGAGCGCGCTCGTGAGTTGTTGGGGATCGATCCGTCGGTACGGCTGATCGGCGCGCTGGGCCGTTTGGTGTCGGTCAAGGGGCACACCTACCTGTTGCAGGCTTTTGCTGCGCTCAAGGACAAATACCCGAACAGCCATCTGGCGATCATCGGTGCCGGCCGCGAAGAGTCGAAACTGGCGGCCGAGATCGAACGTCTTGGCCTGACTGGCCGTGCGCACCTGTTGGGCTTCAAGGAAATCGCCTTGCAGTACATTCGCGCGTTCGATATCTGGACCATGCCGTCCCTGGCCGAAGGCCTTGGTCTGGCGCTGCTCGAAGGCATGAGCGGGCACCTGCCGGTCATCGCCTCGAACGTGCCGGCGATGCTGCCTCTGATCGAGGGCGCCGGAGGTCTGACGATTACGCCAAAGGATGTGCCGAGCCTGATCGCGGCGCTGGATAACTACCTCGCCCTGTCGGACGACGACCTCAAGGCCAAGGGCGAACAGGCGTTTCGTTATCTGCAGAAAGAACACGACATCGAGGTGTTCCGTCAGGAGTACCTGAACCTGATCGACTCCGGCCTGGAACAGGCCCGCAAGGAACAAAAATGA
- a CDS encoding lipopolysaccharide kinase InaA family protein codes for MTDFLAAEDRALLERHGLGTFDALWAKQLDAVDEPNTTRGGWSSVYRLDLEGQGFYLKRQCNYLTRTLHAPLGEPSFAREFRNITRYQKMGIPALQAAFFGERKVGGEVRAILLTRALDGWDDLDSLLQRWSDLSDVQHSAILHACGQLARRLHGVRQVHGCFYPKHIFLQATGDGYRAQLIDLEKTRPLLFGQRDRIKDLEPLLRRAPEWDERHLRALLASYVDQSSDSSLVGNWVSRLTARRSHKETR; via the coding sequence ATGACCGATTTTCTGGCCGCTGAAGACCGTGCGCTGCTTGAGCGCCACGGCCTCGGCACCTTCGACGCCCTCTGGGCCAAGCAGCTCGATGCGGTGGATGAACCCAACACCACTCGCGGCGGCTGGAGCAGCGTGTATCGGCTGGATCTGGAAGGGCAGGGCTTTTACCTCAAGCGTCAGTGCAACTACCTGACCCGGACCTTACACGCACCGTTGGGCGAGCCGAGTTTCGCCCGCGAGTTTCGCAATATCACCCGCTACCAGAAAATGGGCATCCCGGCACTGCAAGCCGCGTTTTTCGGTGAGCGTAAGGTCGGCGGCGAAGTCCGGGCGATTCTGCTGACCCGCGCCCTGGATGGTTGGGATGACCTGGATTCGCTGTTGCAGCGCTGGTCAGATCTGAGCGACGTGCAGCACTCGGCGATCCTGCACGCCTGCGGGCAACTGGCGCGGCGCCTGCATGGTGTGCGCCAGGTTCACGGTTGCTTCTACCCCAAGCACATTTTCTTGCAGGCCACCGGCGACGGTTACCGGGCGCAGTTGATTGACCTGGAAAAGACCCGGCCCTTGCTGTTCGGTCAGCGTGACCGGATCAAGGATCTGGAACCGTTGCTGCGCCGGGCGCCGGAGTGGGACGAACGTCATTTGCGCGCGTTATTGGCCAGCTATGTGGATCAGTCGAGTGACAGTTCTCTGGTGGGCAACTGGGTCTCGCGATTGACCGCGCGCCGTAGTCACAAGGAGACGCGTTGA
- a CDS encoding lipopolysaccharide kinase InaA family protein → MSGWTLEPAYSELSEDFGSLEAVFNLQGEQLTHDPLSEVIRVNRNGVNYYVKRYVGAGKGLRRYLGKPRVKAEWQNLKRFAKWGIPTAEVVAWGLERRGAAYDRGAMITRELPRTEDLSALADRHDPKLADRAWVDHVSRQLAGYTRTMHDNRFTHNDLKWRNLLIDDDAKLFLIDCPNGDFWRGFWLKYRITKDLACLDKVAKYHLSATQRLRFYLQYRQRTRLDAADKKRIRHVVRFFEGRE, encoded by the coding sequence ATGTCGGGTTGGACACTGGAACCTGCGTATAGCGAGCTGAGTGAAGACTTTGGTAGCCTCGAAGCAGTGTTTAACCTCCAGGGCGAGCAACTGACCCACGATCCGTTATCCGAGGTCATCCGCGTCAACCGCAACGGCGTGAACTATTACGTCAAACGTTACGTCGGTGCCGGCAAAGGCCTGCGCCGTTATCTGGGCAAGCCTCGGGTGAAAGCCGAATGGCAGAACCTCAAGCGCTTCGCCAAGTGGGGCATCCCTACCGCCGAAGTGGTGGCCTGGGGCCTGGAACGTCGCGGTGCGGCCTACGACCGTGGGGCGATGATCACCCGCGAGTTGCCGCGCACCGAAGACTTGTCGGCGCTGGCTGATCGGCATGACCCGAAACTGGCAGACCGTGCCTGGGTCGATCACGTTAGTCGGCAGTTGGCGGGATACACCCGGACCATGCACGACAACCGCTTCACCCATAACGATTTGAAGTGGCGCAACCTACTGATCGACGATGACGCCAAGCTGTTCCTGATCGATTGCCCGAATGGCGATTTCTGGCGTGGTTTCTGGCTCAAGTACCGAATCACCAAGGACCTGGCCTGTCTCGACAAGGTGGCTAAGTATCACCTGTCGGCCACCCAGCGCCTGCGCTTCTACCTGCAATACCGCCAACGGACCCGGCTTGACGCGGCCGACAAAAAACGGATCCGGCACGTGGTGAGATTTTTCGAGGGACGCGAATGA
- a CDS encoding PIG-L deacetylase family protein: protein MSRKQQLLKRHRRTKRLGLLIALVLLIGIGMLVAWWLPLVLAVLGWIAHEAWFADHLFYSPKDDYQYSFPPYTQRPKVHLVGEHLRLDEGVMLVDDATLVLALQVKSTWLGRFIDPVVELAGGNNPDRQTFERGVNGLRYLNLTGQAHVLSQGQLRLRGRFCRISGEPVLWAFEQPDYHRQRVMVIAPHADDAELAAYGLYSQANEAWIVTLTAGEIEAEHYQQFGLNKVEAARLKGRLRTWDSIAVPRWAGVPEAHCVQLGYFCLQLAAMKAAPSQPMGSREAELNDTRLFRQLNPFALPGDADGAPTWNNLLADLREVLLRARPDVIVLPHPTLDPHPDHICAQEAVLEALKGLDWQPTLLGYANHLHDNDRWPMGDAGHGIALPPAFDSSLAMHPCCLPMSLEQQRDKAMALGMMHDLQPPMPFKRRLRRWIQRLLAGRVPPTYGENEFFRKAVRRHELFWVLKHNDTSTPQK from the coding sequence ATGAGTCGCAAACAGCAACTGCTCAAGCGTCACCGTCGCACCAAACGCCTCGGCCTGCTGATAGCGCTGGTGCTGTTGATTGGCATTGGCATGCTGGTGGCCTGGTGGTTGCCGCTGGTGCTCGCGGTTTTGGGCTGGATCGCTCACGAGGCGTGGTTCGCCGACCATTTGTTCTATTCGCCGAAAGACGATTATCAGTACAGCTTCCCGCCCTACACCCAGCGGCCCAAGGTTCATCTGGTGGGCGAGCATTTGCGGCTGGACGAAGGCGTCATGCTGGTCGACGACGCCACGCTGGTGTTGGCGTTGCAGGTAAAAAGCACTTGGTTGGGCCGTTTTATCGACCCGGTGGTTGAGCTGGCTGGGGGCAACAACCCGGATCGGCAAACCTTCGAGCGTGGGGTGAATGGCCTGCGCTACCTGAACCTCACTGGTCAGGCGCACGTTCTATCCCAGGGCCAACTGCGCTTGCGCGGGCGCTTCTGCCGGATTTCTGGCGAGCCGGTGCTCTGGGCTTTTGAACAGCCGGATTATCACCGTCAGCGGGTGATGGTCATCGCGCCACACGCCGACGATGCCGAACTGGCGGCCTACGGTTTGTACAGCCAGGCCAATGAGGCCTGGATTGTCACCCTGACGGCTGGCGAGATCGAAGCCGAGCACTATCAGCAGTTTGGGCTGAACAAGGTCGAAGCGGCGCGTCTCAAGGGCCGTCTGCGCACCTGGGACAGCATCGCGGTACCGCGCTGGGCCGGAGTGCCAGAAGCGCATTGCGTGCAACTGGGTTATTTCTGTCTGCAACTGGCGGCCATGAAAGCGGCGCCGTCGCAGCCGATGGGGTCGCGAGAGGCGGAGTTGAATGACACCCGCCTGTTTCGCCAGTTGAACCCGTTTGCCTTGCCCGGTGATGCCGACGGTGCGCCGACCTGGAACAATTTGCTGGCCGACCTGCGCGAAGTGTTGCTGCGAGCACGCCCGGACGTCATCGTGCTGCCGCATCCGACCCTCGATCCGCATCCCGACCATATCTGCGCTCAAGAGGCGGTACTCGAAGCTTTGAAAGGCCTGGACTGGCAGCCAACCCTGCTCGGCTATGCCAATCATCTGCATGACAATGATCGCTGGCCGATGGGCGATGCCGGCCATGGCATCGCGCTGCCCCCGGCGTTCGATTCGAGTCTGGCAATGCATCCTTGCTGCTTGCCGATGTCCCTGGAGCAACAGCGCGACAAGGCCATGGCATTGGGTATGATGCATGACCTGCAACCGCCCATGCCGTTCAAGCGACGTTTGCGTCGCTGGATACAACGACTGCTGGCCGGGCGGGTCCCGCCAACCTATGGCGAGAACGAGTTCTTCCGAAAAGCCGTCAGGCGCCATGAATTGTTTTGGGTTTTGAAGCATAACGATACATCTACACCGCAAAAATGA
- the rfaP gene encoding lipopolysaccharide core heptose(I) kinase RfaP, producing MKLMLAEPFKSLWAGRDPFAEVEGLQGEVYRELEARRTLRTEVNGNGFFVKIHRGIGWGEIFKNLLTAKLPVLGAGQEWKAIQRLQDVGVPTMTAVAYGEKGSNPADQHSFIVTEELAPTVSLEDFSIDWVKNPPEPKLKRALIAEVARMTGMMHRAGVNHRDCYICHFLLHTDKPVTADDFKLSVIDLHRAQTRPAITQRWRNKDLAALYFSALDIGLTQRDKLRFLKGYFQQPLRQILAEEAALLSWLEGKANKLYDRKQRYGDAL from the coding sequence ATGAAGTTGATGCTGGCTGAACCGTTCAAGAGCCTGTGGGCCGGACGCGACCCGTTCGCCGAAGTCGAGGGCTTGCAGGGCGAGGTGTACCGCGAGCTCGAAGCGCGCCGGACCCTGCGCACTGAAGTGAACGGCAACGGGTTTTTCGTGAAGATCCACCGTGGCATCGGCTGGGGCGAGATTTTCAAGAACCTGCTCACTGCCAAGCTGCCGGTACTCGGCGCGGGCCAGGAGTGGAAAGCCATCCAGCGCCTGCAAGACGTCGGCGTGCCGACCATGACCGCCGTGGCTTACGGCGAGAAGGGCAGCAACCCGGCGGACCAGCATTCGTTCATCGTTACCGAAGAACTGGCCCCGACCGTCAGCCTCGAAGATTTCAGCATCGACTGGGTCAAGAACCCGCCGGAGCCGAAGCTCAAACGTGCACTGATCGCTGAAGTCGCACGCATGACCGGCATGATGCACCGCGCCGGGGTCAACCACCGCGACTGCTACATCTGCCATTTCCTGCTGCACACCGACAAACCGGTAACCGCTGACGACTTCAAACTCTCGGTGATCGACCTGCATCGGGCCCAGACCCGCCCGGCGATCACTCAGCGCTGGCGCAACAAGGATCTGGCTGCGCTGTACTTTTCGGCCCTCGATATCGGCCTGACCCAGCGCGACAAACTGCGTTTCCTCAAGGGCTACTTCCAGCAGCCCTTGCGTCAGATTCTTGCCGAGGAAGCTGCGTTGCTCTCGTGGCTCGAAGGCAAGGCCAACAAACTCTACGACCGTAAACAGCGATACGGGGACGCGCTCTAA
- a CDS encoding glycosyltransferase family 4 protein translates to MQLAFVLYKYFPFGGLQRDFMRIALECQQRGHQIRVYTLIWEGDVPPGFEVLVAPVKAFFNHRRNEKLTEWMEADLAKRPVDRLIGFNKMPGLDVYYAADGCFEDKAQNLRNSLYRRWGRYRHFAEYERAVFAKDAKTEVLMISEVQQPLFIKHYDTPLGRFHLLPPGISQDRRAPANAAEIRAEFRREFNLKDDDLLLVQIGSGFKTKGVDRSLKALAALPADLKKRTRLFVIGQDDPKLFQMQSATLGLGDNVSFLKGRSDIPRFLLGADLLIHPAYNENTGTVLLEAVVAGLPVLVSAVCGYAHYIAEADAGRVLDEPFDQAQLTQYLTDMLNDAQARAAWSRNGLAFAETADLYSMPQHAADVILAEHA, encoded by the coding sequence ATGCAATTGGCTTTTGTCCTTTATAAATACTTTCCGTTTGGCGGTTTGCAGCGCGATTTCATGCGCATCGCCCTGGAGTGTCAGCAGCGAGGTCATCAGATCCGCGTCTACACGCTGATCTGGGAAGGTGATGTTCCGCCGGGTTTCGAAGTGCTGGTGGCGCCCGTCAAGGCGTTCTTCAATCATCGACGTAACGAAAAGCTCACCGAGTGGATGGAGGCCGATCTGGCCAAGCGTCCGGTGGACCGCCTGATCGGTTTCAACAAGATGCCGGGCCTGGACGTCTACTACGCGGCCGACGGCTGCTTTGAGGACAAGGCGCAGAACCTGCGCAATTCGCTGTACCGTCGTTGGGGCCGCTACCGGCACTTCGCCGAGTACGAGCGCGCGGTGTTCGCCAAGGACGCCAAGACTGAAGTGTTGATGATTTCCGAAGTCCAGCAGCCGCTGTTCATCAAGCATTACGACACTCCGCTGGGGCGTTTCCATTTGCTGCCGCCGGGCATTTCCCAGGATCGTCGCGCACCCGCGAATGCGGCTGAAATTCGCGCTGAATTCCGTCGTGAGTTCAACCTCAAGGATGACGATTTGTTGCTGGTGCAGATCGGCTCCGGGTTCAAGACCAAGGGTGTGGATCGCAGCCTCAAGGCGTTGGCAGCATTGCCCGCCGATCTGAAGAAACGCACCCGGCTGTTTGTAATTGGCCAGGACGACCCCAAGTTATTCCAGATGCAGAGCGCCACATTGGGGCTCGGCGACAACGTTTCGTTCCTCAAGGGCCGCAGCGATATCCCGCGTTTCCTGCTCGGTGCCGACCTGTTGATCCACCCGGCGTACAACGAAAACACCGGCACGGTGCTGCTTGAAGCTGTGGTGGCCGGGTTGCCGGTGCTGGTGAGCGCGGTCTGTGGTTACGCCCATTACATTGCCGAGGCCGACGCCGGCCGGGTGCTGGACGAACCCTTCGATCAGGCGCAGCTCACGCAGTACCTGACTGACATGTTGAATGATGCTCAAGCACGGGCGGCCTGGAGCCGCAACGGTCTGGCCTTCGCCGAGACGGCCGACCTCTATAGCATGCCGCAGCACGCGGCCGATGTGATTCTGGCGGAGCACGCTTAA
- a CDS encoding glycosyltransferase, with protein sequence MTRSAERHVLQFCHGYDGPFLDCARQYASLFAGTGYRVTTVFLTGAADAEVAAGCASDEVLFMEYSSKAIRGLKLGAIGDLRKIAASRNFSFCIAHRFKPIYIALLGTSLPVIGVHHAFGDYKRGTRRLFAHIFRKRLSLLGVSDAVRDDMRKCLPKWPAARIQTLYNRIDVQSLQVSQVSVREARETLGLAADAWVVGNVGRLHPDKDQATLLHGFAAALPGLPGNSQLVILGSGRLEQDLKSLARELGIGDRVLFLGQVPDARRYFRAFDVFALSSDHEPFGMVLLEAMAAGVPLLATACGGAKEVVEGVGILFPLGDAEHLAQGLQHLAAMDEQQRRQCAEMMLDRLRERFSDRAVRDAFWHLPHVTELAQRG encoded by the coding sequence ATGACACGCTCGGCTGAACGCCATGTGTTGCAGTTCTGTCACGGCTATGACGGGCCGTTCCTGGACTGCGCCCGGCAGTACGCCAGCCTGTTCGCGGGGACTGGCTATCGGGTGACTACGGTCTTTTTGACCGGGGCCGCCGATGCCGAGGTCGCCGCGGGCTGCGCTTCCGACGAAGTGCTGTTCATGGAATACAGCTCCAAGGCTATTCGTGGCCTGAAGCTGGGCGCCATCGGCGATCTGCGCAAGATCGCCGCTTCGCGCAATTTCAGCTTCTGTATTGCCCATCGCTTCAAGCCGATCTACATCGCCTTGCTCGGCACTTCGTTGCCGGTGATTGGCGTGCACCACGCGTTTGGCGATTACAAGCGCGGCACCCGCAGACTGTTCGCGCATATTTTCCGCAAGCGCCTGAGCCTGCTCGGGGTGTCCGATGCGGTGCGCGACGACATGCGCAAATGCCTGCCGAAATGGCCGGCGGCGCGGATTCAGACGCTCTACAACCGTATCGATGTGCAGTCCTTGCAGGTCAGCCAGGTATCGGTTCGTGAGGCTCGGGAAACCCTCGGTCTGGCGGCGGATGCCTGGGTGGTCGGCAACGTCGGGCGGCTGCATCCGGACAAGGATCAGGCCACGCTGTTGCACGGTTTTGCTGCGGCGTTGCCGGGTTTGCCAGGTAACAGCCAACTGGTGATTCTCGGTTCCGGTCGCCTGGAACAGGACCTCAAGTCGTTGGCCCGCGAACTCGGGATCGGCGACCGTGTGCTGTTCCTCGGGCAGGTGCCTGACGCCCGGCGCTACTTCCGGGCTTTCGATGTGTTCGCCTTGAGTTCCGATCACGAACCGTTCGGCATGGTGCTGCTCGAAGCCATGGCCGCTGGCGTACCGTTGCTCGCCACCGCGTGCGGTGGGGCGAAGGAAGTGGTTGAAGGTGTGGGCATTCTGTTCCCGCTGGGCGATGCCGAGCACTTGGCTCAAGGGCTGCAACATTTGGCCGCGATGGATGAGCAGCAACGTCGTCAATGCGCCGAGATGATGCTCGACCGTTTGCGAGAGCGCTTCAGCGACCGGGCGGTACGCGACGCTTTCTGGCATTTGCCACACGTTACCGAACTGGCACAGAGGGGCTGA
- a CDS encoding DUF6625 family protein: MMSPCPRILFLIPYFGQWPFWMPFFLESCRRNTDIDWLLFSDCGIPENLPPNVTVETMSFGDYCGLVSRRLNIDFAPDAAYKLCDIKPALGHIHADRLQGYDFWAFGDIDLVYGDLRSYFTPDRLAACDLFSTHERRVAGHLCLMRNTARKREVFMQIKGWQKRFTDHEHHALDEGAFSRIFLWRKNLPEPLFTFVGKFNPWRRRSEFIEAFSTPGGCIKWHDGTDDFPHQWNWRNGCLSNDRDGDRRFPYFHFVCWKRNEWSRLPQPDPAEVRRIAADPAWVIDATGFHGESYESTVKGPAAAA, translated from the coding sequence GTGATGAGTCCATGTCCGCGTATTCTTTTTCTGATTCCTTATTTTGGCCAATGGCCATTTTGGATGCCGTTCTTTCTGGAGAGTTGCAGGCGCAATACGGACATTGACTGGTTGTTGTTCAGTGACTGCGGCATTCCCGAGAACCTGCCGCCCAACGTCACTGTCGAGACCATGAGCTTCGGCGATTACTGTGGGCTGGTGTCCCGGCGCTTGAATATCGACTTTGCGCCCGATGCGGCTTACAAGCTGTGCGACATCAAACCGGCGCTGGGACACATCCACGCCGACCGCCTGCAAGGCTATGATTTCTGGGCGTTCGGCGATATTGATCTGGTGTATGGTGACCTGCGCAGTTATTTCACCCCGGATCGGCTAGCTGCGTGTGACCTGTTTTCCACCCATGAGCGCAGGGTCGCAGGGCATCTGTGCCTGATGCGCAATACCGCGCGCAAGCGCGAGGTGTTCATGCAGATCAAGGGTTGGCAAAAGCGCTTTACCGATCATGAACATCACGCGCTGGACGAGGGGGCCTTCAGCCGCATCTTCCTCTGGCGCAAGAATTTGCCCGAGCCTTTGTTCACGTTTGTGGGCAAGTTCAATCCGTGGCGTCGTCGCAGCGAGTTCATCGAGGCATTCAGCACGCCGGGTGGCTGTATCAAGTGGCACGACGGCACGGATGATTTTCCGCACCAGTGGAATTGGCGCAATGGCTGTTTGAGCAATGATCGCGATGGCGATCGCCGGTTTCCGTATTTCCACTTTGTTTGCTGGAAACGCAACGAGTGGTCACGGTTGCCCCAACCCGATCCGGCCGAGGTCAGGCGCATCGCCGCTGACCCGGCCTGGGTCATCGATGCAACTGGTTTCCACGGGGAGAGTTATGAGTCAACGGTCAAAGGTCCTGCAGCTGCAGCCTGA
- a CDS encoding YceK/YidQ family lipoprotein → MKKIAVVLGACSLTLFGCGTAVTVLQDDADAARGLRKQKTYCQSIPRIYSGLAYDFCVLNAPPDPTGILVPLVLLDLGLSGVLDTVVLPYTIYRQGADGNIAIYWRPGRG, encoded by the coding sequence ATGAAAAAAATAGCGGTTGTACTGGGCGCCTGTTCACTGACCTTATTCGGCTGTGGCACCGCCGTAACGGTGCTGCAAGACGATGCCGATGCCGCCCGCGGCCTCAGAAAACAAAAGACCTACTGCCAATCCATCCCGCGCATCTACAGCGGCCTGGCCTATGACTTTTGCGTACTGAACGCACCACCCGACCCCACCGGTATTCTGGTGCCACTGGTCTTGCTGGATTTGGGCCTGTCGGGTGTTCTGGATACGGTGGTCTTGCCCTACACGATCTATCGGCAGGGGGCCGACGGCAATATTGCGATTTATTGGCGGCCGGGTCGCGGATAA